A window of the Iodobacter fluviatilis genome harbors these coding sequences:
- a CDS encoding Sir2 family NAD-dependent protein deacetylase has translation MYYIAWQSGSDVLCQCYHYWNIADHVFEPGECAACGSVMVKPGIVFFGEMAPEYEALHWLIEDLKSTDTFVIVGTSLNVVNPIAMIRSAGKYPQIIFIDKNILLLPKRMV, from the coding sequence TGGCAGAGTGGATCAGATGTCTTGTGCCAGTGTTACCACTATTGGAATATTGCCGATCATGTATTTGAGCCGGGTGAATGCGCGGCCTGTGGCAGTGTAATGGTAAAGCCCGGCATTGTATTTTTTGGTGAAATGGCACCGGAATATGAAGCTTTACACTGGCTGATTGAAGATTTAAAAAGCACGGATACTTTTGTGATTGTAGGCACTAGCCTGAATGTGGTGAATCCGATTGCGATGATCCGATCTGCAGGAAAATATCCGCAAATTATTTTTATTGATAAGAATATCCTGCTGCTGCCAAAGCGCATGGTGTGA